A single region of the Montipora capricornis isolate CH-2021 chromosome 13, ASM3666992v2, whole genome shotgun sequence genome encodes:
- the LOC138028327 gene encoding golgin-45-like isoform X2, whose amino-acid sequence MEYASSSSSDGITSDCGNKNDLPHRKSSSLERTTNQQEHFGRHIPTFKGARTSLQLESIARNNSTINRDLHAKHETTEPFIDRVQLATSEQQSKPVLQQNRTNLLLQGSADLPHSNNQLRLSLSGENQLLTVALPTSELDLREHFAQKSIVIEHTPEFVDRQKIIDDLEEQNSKLVEEKTRLSVQLGVQTKVNAEIKRLLVASVGEDISNRLDDLVNRNVQQTVELNHWKKMCEEYSEESDRLEIECDVWRTKFLASRMMSDELSNWKTALYARFRQAQSALQKLMDERAQLLQYLVHTKRLIQSLNSVLRKVSGTIPSFRSASPTSTEQSIVEMASINSSLAEETLNLVHGVLPTLSVSETSLILNHETQNNTAELKMFPTSAEKLALEVLSSDVNLLTEQQQLRGVMKKMSRQYMGHGYQSRFSTKNFRVTYDCCNRCSGPLYVV is encoded by the exons ATGGAATATGCTTCAAGCAGTTCTAGTGATGGAATTACCTCAGactgtggaaataaaaatgacCTTCCACACAGAAAAAGTAGCTCTTTAGAACGTACAACCAACCAACAAGAACATTTTGGAAGGCATATTCCCACTTTCAAGGGAGCAAGGACTTCTTTGCAACTAGAAAGCATTGCAAGAAACAATTCAACAATTAACAGAGATTTGCATGCAAAACATGAAACAACTGAGCCATTTATTGATAGAGTGCAGCTGGCAACATCAGAGCAACAAAGTAAACCAGTTCTGCAACAAAATAGAACAAATCTTTTACTCCAAGGATCTGCAGACCTTCCACATTCAAACAATCAACTGAGATTGTCACTTTCTGGAGAAAATCAGCTTTTGACTGTGGCATTACCTACCTCCGAGCTAGACTTAAGAGAACATTTTGCCCAGAAATCCATAGTAATTGAGCACACTCCGGAGTTTGTGGATCGGCAAAAAATTATTGATGACTTGGAGGAACAAAACTCCAAACTGGTAGAAGAGAAAACAAGGCTGTCCGTTCAACTTGGTGTCCAAACAAAG GTGAATGCTGAGATAAAAAGACTGCTTGTGGCATCAGTAGGGGAAGACATCAGCAACAG GTTGGATGATTTGGTGAATAGAAATGTTCAGCAAACTGTGGAACTAAACCACTGGAAAAAAATGTGTGAGGAATACTCTGAAGAGTCGGACAGACTGGAGATTGAGTGTGATGTGTGGAGGACAAAATTTTTGGCAAGCAG aATGATGTCAGATGAACTATCCAATTGGAAAACAGCACTTTATGCAAGGTTTAGACAAGCACAGAGTGCGTTACAAAAGTTAATGGATGAGAGAGCTCAGTTGCTGCAATACTTGGTTCACACTAAGCG GTTAATTCAATCTCTGAATTCAGTGTTGAGGAAAGTAAGTGGCACCATTCCAAGTTTCAGATCAGCATCTCCTACTTCAACTGAACAAAGCATTGTAGAAATGGCTTCCATCAATAGCTCCTTGGCTGAAGAGACATTGAACCTGGTACATGGTGTGTTACCAACATTGTCTGTCTCTGAGACATCACTAATATTGAACCATGAGACGCAAAACAACACTGCAGAACTTAAGATGTTTCCAACATCTGCTGAGAAATTAGCCTTAGAG GTCTTGTCCAGTGATGTTAATCTTTTAACTGAACAGCAACAACTGAGAGGTGTAATGAAGAAGATGTCTCGGCAGTATATGGGACATGGCTACCAAAGCAGATTTTCTACTAAGAATTTCAGAGTAACATATGATTGTTGCAATAGATGCTCTGGACCCCTTTATGTTGTCTGA
- the LOC138028328 gene encoding A-kinase anchor protein 14-like gives MLLIVMSFANAANKPAPIIRTVVPGNRTLEQIYEDEAREIVDEAIDNARRRLVVVAEDSLARDIEAPGEENEEPTIDSETGYEIPNIKWMTAENFTIAGGLDKIEEFIKTWERDSSWLYCIDFLREEEHPYSLRYRYAVKWSIPTRRTPIPRATASVYITIEVSKFKPKTFPVEVYYIFETHRLVHRPGKSRFREKWLKDIIESKIQMMDMVRF, from the exons ATGCTCTTGATCGTAATGTCGTTTGCAAACGCAGCCAACAAACCGGCACCTATCATACGGACAGTTGTTCCTGGAAATCGAACGCTTGAACAAATCTACGAAGATGAAGCTCGAGAAATAGTCGATGAAGCAATTGACAACGCCCGGCGTCGCTTGGTAGTGGTTGCAGAAGATTCCTTGGCGAGGGATATTGAAGCGCCTGGAGAAGAGAACGAAGAACCGACAATAGACTCTGAAACGGGATATGAGATCCCCAATATTAAATGGATGACTGCAGAGAACTTTACTATCGCCGGGGGATTAGACAAAATTGAAGAATTTATTAAG ACATGGGAGCGTGACAGTAGTTGGCTTTACTGCATTGATTTCTTGAGAGAAGAGGAGCACCCTTATAGTTTGAGATACCGCTATGCTGTCAAGTGGAGTATCCCAACCAGGAGAACGCCCATTCCAAGAGCAACTGCTTCAGTTTACATCACCATTGAAGTCAGCAAGTTTAAGCCAAAG ACATTTCCTGTTGAAGTTTACTACATTTTTGAGACCCATCGTCTGGTTCACAG ACCAGGAAAATCCAGGTTTAGAGAAAAATGGTTGAAGGATATCATTGAGAGCAAGATTCAAATGATGGATATGGTCAGGTTCTAA
- the LOC138028327 gene encoding golgin-45-like isoform X1, with translation MANLLEPLPLAMERFSLYKQDKDVDYTQVDYSKLPRSSGDGMEYASSSSSDGITSDCGNKNDLPHRKSSSLERTTNQQEHFGRHIPTFKGARTSLQLESIARNNSTINRDLHAKHETTEPFIDRVQLATSEQQSKPVLQQNRTNLLLQGSADLPHSNNQLRLSLSGENQLLTVALPTSELDLREHFAQKSIVIEHTPEFVDRQKIIDDLEEQNSKLVEEKTRLSVQLGVQTKVNAEIKRLLVASVGEDISNRLDDLVNRNVQQTVELNHWKKMCEEYSEESDRLEIECDVWRTKFLASRMMSDELSNWKTALYARFRQAQSALQKLMDERAQLLQYLVHTKRLIQSLNSVLRKVSGTIPSFRSASPTSTEQSIVEMASINSSLAEETLNLVHGVLPTLSVSETSLILNHETQNNTAELKMFPTSAEKLALEVLSSDVNLLTEQQQLRGVMKKMSRQYMGHGYQSRFSTKNFRVTYDCCNRCSGPLYVV, from the exons ATGGCGAACTTGTTAGAACCACTGCCATTAGCAATGGAAAG ATTCTCACTGTACAAACAAGACAAGGATGTTGACTATACTCAAG TGGATTATAGCAAACTTCCACGATCAAGTGGAGATGGAATGGAATATGCTTCAAGCAGTTCTAGTGATGGAATTACCTCAGactgtggaaataaaaatgacCTTCCACACAGAAAAAGTAGCTCTTTAGAACGTACAACCAACCAACAAGAACATTTTGGAAGGCATATTCCCACTTTCAAGGGAGCAAGGACTTCTTTGCAACTAGAAAGCATTGCAAGAAACAATTCAACAATTAACAGAGATTTGCATGCAAAACATGAAACAACTGAGCCATTTATTGATAGAGTGCAGCTGGCAACATCAGAGCAACAAAGTAAACCAGTTCTGCAACAAAATAGAACAAATCTTTTACTCCAAGGATCTGCAGACCTTCCACATTCAAACAATCAACTGAGATTGTCACTTTCTGGAGAAAATCAGCTTTTGACTGTGGCATTACCTACCTCCGAGCTAGACTTAAGAGAACATTTTGCCCAGAAATCCATAGTAATTGAGCACACTCCGGAGTTTGTGGATCGGCAAAAAATTATTGATGACTTGGAGGAACAAAACTCCAAACTGGTAGAAGAGAAAACAAGGCTGTCCGTTCAACTTGGTGTCCAAACAAAG GTGAATGCTGAGATAAAAAGACTGCTTGTGGCATCAGTAGGGGAAGACATCAGCAACAG GTTGGATGATTTGGTGAATAGAAATGTTCAGCAAACTGTGGAACTAAACCACTGGAAAAAAATGTGTGAGGAATACTCTGAAGAGTCGGACAGACTGGAGATTGAGTGTGATGTGTGGAGGACAAAATTTTTGGCAAGCAG aATGATGTCAGATGAACTATCCAATTGGAAAACAGCACTTTATGCAAGGTTTAGACAAGCACAGAGTGCGTTACAAAAGTTAATGGATGAGAGAGCTCAGTTGCTGCAATACTTGGTTCACACTAAGCG GTTAATTCAATCTCTGAATTCAGTGTTGAGGAAAGTAAGTGGCACCATTCCAAGTTTCAGATCAGCATCTCCTACTTCAACTGAACAAAGCATTGTAGAAATGGCTTCCATCAATAGCTCCTTGGCTGAAGAGACATTGAACCTGGTACATGGTGTGTTACCAACATTGTCTGTCTCTGAGACATCACTAATATTGAACCATGAGACGCAAAACAACACTGCAGAACTTAAGATGTTTCCAACATCTGCTGAGAAATTAGCCTTAGAG GTCTTGTCCAGTGATGTTAATCTTTTAACTGAACAGCAACAACTGAGAGGTGTAATGAAGAAGATGTCTCGGCAGTATATGGGACATGGCTACCAAAGCAGATTTTCTACTAAGAATTTCAGAGTAACATATGATTGTTGCAATAGATGCTCTGGACCCCTTTATGTTGTCTGA